The proteins below are encoded in one region of Lactuca sativa cultivar Salinas chromosome 3, Lsat_Salinas_v11, whole genome shotgun sequence:
- the LOC111907332 gene encoding mitochondrial import inner membrane translocase subunit TIM23-1, which yields MSYQPRSSNHNESDDHHDNRRLYNPYQDLRVPAQTLYKLPTSPEYLFQEESIAQRRSWGENLTYYTYIGYLSGAVVGVGKGLVEGVKASEAGDTMKLRVNRILNVSVHAGRTIDNRAGVIGLLYAGIESRMVKARDADDIINSVVAGLATGALYKAAAGLRSAAVVGAIGGIAVGLAVTGKQILKRYIPI from the coding sequence ATGTCTTACCAACCGAGATCTTCAAATCACAACGAAAGTGACGACCACCACGACAACCGTCGGCTATACAACCCTTACCAAGATCTTAGAGTCCCTGCACAAACCCTGTACAAACTTCCCACATCTCCTGAATACCTTTTTCAAGAGGAATCCATCGCTCAACGACGTTCATGGGGCGAAAACCTAACATACTACACCTACATCGGTTACCTCAGCGGCGCAGTAGTTGGCGTCGGGAAGGGTTTAGTAGAGGGCGTGAAGGCTTCTGAGGCTGGAGACACCATGAAACTTAGGGTTAATCGGATCTTAAATGTTTCTGTACATGCAGGTCGGACGATCGACAACCGAGCGGGTGTAATAGGACTGTTGTACGCAGGTATAGAGAGCAGGATGGTTAAGGCTAGGGATGCAGATGATATTATTAACAGCGTGGTGGCTGGATTAGCGACTGGAGCGCTTTACAAGGCGGCGGCGGGGCTTAGGTCGGCGGCTGTTGTCGGAGCTATTGGTGGAATAGCGGTGGGATTAGCCGTGACGGGGAAGCAGATTTTGAAGAGATACATACCAATTTGA